The genomic segment TGGGCAGTGGCGAGGAGGCAGCCGAGATGAGAAGAAGAGCTGAAAAACTTGGAATGAAGGCAAAGATAGCTGTTGAAGAAGGTGGATCCTCTTGTAAGAATGCTGATGCTTTGATCCAAGAACTGAAATCTCGCAGGCAAAGTTGAGACTTTGCGTAGCTTGTTACATGGACTCTGCTTTCCAGGGCAGCAACTGTTCTGGGTTAATGTCAATAAAGGGATGGTAGTGGATCgggttgtatttttaatatttttttttgaaaatatatcacaataatatttaaaaaaaaattcaaaaaatgcaTGGTTGTATGTTAAACACAGCTTTTGTTTTATCCATCTTTAATTAAGAACATTTAAACCAGTACCTTAAGCCACTGTAAACCTGGGTCCTCACTTGATGGGTTGCCTGTCAGGGTTTTTAACAAAAGAGAATGGCAGAGTGGAAAAATTTGCAGAATGCGAAGGGACTATTCAAGTCAACTAAAAAAGTCACTCTACGGGTCCAAGTCGTCTCTTGCATCAATAATCGAGGACTGACTTTGCTGCTCCTTGAATATtacaacttttttgtttttttattttaaaatgtttttgaaaaaattatttttttattttttatttaaaattaatatttttaaattgttttaatatattgttgaaaataattttttaaaaataaaaaaatagtattttaatatattttaaaatacaataaagatCTTCTGCAACAAATGTTCAAAGAGTTGTAAAATCAAGtctataaaaatacattagtcACAATTTTCTAGATAGACCACAGACTTTTGAAGTTAAAACAGTAGTCTAAGGCGGAATTTCTAACCACAAATTGAAAGAAGTATTCGATACTCAGTGCTCATATATGCCCCACTCAGACTTCAGACATCCCACGCCTAGAAAAATAGACTTTACATTCCTTGTCTGCaacatcatcattttcttccctGCTTAATCCAGCAATCCAGTTCATCTTGAAAGGCTTAACGGTATTACTGTCTCCAATTATCAGCGTCATTAGCACCTCTTTTAGTCTTTTGATTGCCAGGAATATACATGGGTGGTGAGGAGAATCAGGTAcacatcttcttcttccccttcatAGCACATGGCCACATGATACCAACCATAGACATGGCAAAGCTATTTGCTTCTCGAGGAGTGAAAGCAACCATTGTCACCACTCCTCTCAATGCACCACTTGTTTCCAGAACAATCCAGAGGTCAAAAGGTTTgggttttgatatcaatatcaAAACCATCAAGTTTCCTGCTGCTGAGGTTGGATTGCCAGAAGGATGCGAAAACGCAGATTCGATCACTTCTCATGAGACAGAGGGAGAAATGACCAAAAAACTTTTCATGGCCACAACCATGCTCCAACAACCACTTGAGAAGCTACTACAAGAATGCCACCCTGATTGTCTTATTGCCGACATGTTCCTTCCTTGGACTACTGATGCTGCAGCCAAATTTGGGATTCCAAGATTAGTATTTCATGGCATCAGTTGCTTTTCTTTGTGCACTTCAGATTGCTTGAACAGATATAAGCCGTACAAGAAAGTTTCTTCTGATTCTGAGCTGTTTGTGGTGCCTGAGCTTCCTGGTGACATCAAGTTCACAAGCAAGCAACTGCCAGATTATATGAAACAAAACGTGGAAACTGATTTTACTAGGTTAATTCAAAAGGTCAGAGAATCATCACTGAAGAGTTATGGGATTGTCGTCAATAGTTTCTATGAGCTCGAGTCGGATTATGCTAATTTTTTCAAGGAGTTAGGGAGGAAGGCATGGCACATAGGCCCAGTTTCGCTATGCAATAGAGAATTTGAAGATAAAGCACAGAGAGGAAAGGAAGCTTCAATTGACGAACACGAGTGTTTGAAATGGCTCGACTCAAAGAAGCCTAATTCAGTTGTTTATATATGCTTTGGAACTGTAGCCAATTTCAGTGATTCTCAGCTAAAGGAGATTGCAATAGCTCTTGAAGCTTCAGGGCAGCAGTTTATTTGGGTTGTCAGGAAAGACAAGAAAGGTAAGGATAACGAGGAATGGTTGCCTGAGGGATTTGAGAAAAGAATGGAAAGCAAGGGACTGATTATAAGAGGATGGGCGCCACAAGTAGTGATTCTTGATCACGAAGCTATAGGGGGGTTTGTGACTCATTGTGGGTGGAATTCGACCATTGAAGGCATAGCTGCCGGGAAGCCAATGGTAACATGGCCAGTTTCCGCAGAGCAATTCTTTAATGAGAAGCTGGTGACTGACGTGCTAAAAATTGGTGTGGCTGTTGGTGTTCAACAATGGGTTACAGTATACGGGGATAAAATTACGAGTGGAGCTGTAGAAAAGGCCGTAACTCGAATCATGACAGGTGAAGAAGCAAAGGAA from the Populus nigra chromosome 1, ddPopNigr1.1, whole genome shotgun sequence genome contains:
- the LOC133696951 gene encoding scopoletin glucosyltransferase-like gives rise to the protein MGGEENQVHIFFFPFIAHGHMIPTIDMAKLFASRGVKATIVTTPLNAPLVSRTIQRSKGLGFDINIKTIKFPAAEVGLPEGCENADSITSHETEGEMTKKLFMATTMLQQPLEKLLQECHPDCLIADMFLPWTTDAAAKFGIPRLVFHGISCFSLCTSDCLNRYKPYKKVSSDSELFVVPELPGDIKFTSKQLPDYMKQNVETDFTRLIQKVRESSLKSYGIVVNSFYELESDYANFFKELGRKAWHIGPVSLCNREFEDKAQRGKEASIDEHECLKWLDSKKPNSVVYICFGTVANFSDSQLKEIAIALEASGQQFIWVVRKDKKGKDNEEWLPEGFEKRMESKGLIIRGWAPQVVILDHEAIGGFVTHCGWNSTIEGIAAGKPMVTWPVSAEQFFNEKLVTDVLKIGVAVGVQQWVTVYGDKITSGAVEKAVTRIMTGEEAKEMRSRVEALGGMAKRAIEEDGSSYSNLNALIEELRGRRH